One Nymphaea colorata isolate Beijing-Zhang1983 chromosome 12, ASM883128v2, whole genome shotgun sequence genomic window, gcaaaaaataagaacaatttCAAAAACAGCAATAGGTTCCttctgattatatatatatatatatatatatatatatacaactcaCTTGAATCAACTATGAACCgaccaaaaaaagagaaaattattgtattcattttttttaaatataatacctaaaaataaaaacattatgatatttataaaataaaaagaaagggagTGACACAGGTCGACTCGGGCTGGGTCTTGCAACACTGAATTGAACTTtggacaacaaagaaaaaaaggtaaaaagaaaattgaggacCAGAGACCACCACAAAGCACATGCCTAGATGCTTGTGAACAAAGATGCCAATGGCAAGGCGACCTACTGgagatttttatttattgggGATAAGAAGACGGAGTCCAGAAGCaaggaataaaaaataagagaaggcTCATCTAAGTTCTCAGCCTATTAAGTCGCTCACATAAGGAAAATGAGTACACTAAAAACGATGCAAAAATGCATATAACTAAATCCTGTACTTTCAGGTTAGAGGAGAAGGAGACCCATCACCTGGCAAAAGGCGAAGTTTTTATCCAACCCCTCGTCTCTATAGAATATAGAGTCTGCTCTGTTCGTACCTCAAGATGCTACCCACACTGTAGTTCAACTTGCACTTTGATggtcttctttttgcttcaCAGACAGTTGCAAAATTTAAAATGGATACTGATTACCTACCAGCCATTGTTCCGTTCATCGCACCAACCATTTCAAGGACAACTAGAACACTGTACTCGATCCAACATAGGATACTGAGCAGTAgattcactatatatatatattgtccaTTACACCAAccctttcaaatatatatattgtccaTTACACCAACCCTTTCAAAGACAACTAGAATACTATACTTTATCCAACATGGAGATACTGAGCAGTAGATCCactacatatacatacatatagagcAGTAGatccactatatatatatatatatatatatatatatatatatatatatatatatatataaaattgggCAGTGAGCAGTCCATGGCCATGTCTTAATCTAGTGCACGACAGACAAAAACTTATTGATTTCTGTTGTCATCCAAAAAATTTTGCTTGTGGAAGTCCCCAACAAGGAGGATCGAACATAGTTCTTTCCATATCCAGCTAATTAGATATTGCTTAACGCAACTGGTGGTACTCAGactcaattatatatatatatatattgggtaTCTGTCAAAATCAGAGATATCAATCAGATTTGGTAGGAAAAGAACCTCCCTATCACATGTGAATCCAATTTGGGatgttcattttcttattggattcaaattcttCCGCTTGGGCCTGAAAGAAAAGTCCCTCGAACTGTTGATATCATTCTGCCATTTTTGTAAACCTTTTTCCAAGAAGTTCTCTTCATCTGGCTTTCTTAATCGTCCTGTAGTTGTTTCCTGTGTTTCCCCAAAATCTCAAATTGCATTGTAAAATAGGATTGAATAGGAAGACTTGAATAAAATTGAAGGCAAATCTAGTAACTATTCGTCCCACTCTTACATCAGGTTCGGGCTTTTGGTTCGACAGACTCTATAACGCCAGCTGCCTGCCCACCCAAACACACAAAAACAGCTTTGGTTCCAAGAACCATTTTGCTCATGACATTGTTggctttgcgagtgctttgacTCAAGGGAAGCTAAAGCTTTGCGCATGTTTAGagatatttgatttgattcacCAGCACAAATGGGGTACCATGTTTAGGGATATCAGTAGATCCAATTTAGATGCATATCCAACTTAACAGCTTCAAAAAATtagtatgaaaaaaatttgatgtcCCATTAAGAAATCAATTTGGaattacatttaaaaataacGTCCCATTGAATTTGGACCCAAATTTGGACTTAAGTAAATAcctgatcagattcagattccgATTAGATatagtttgaaataaatatcctatatcacaaatccaaatattttgaaagttgtATCTTAACATATGGCAATTAATAGGGTTTGCATAGAGTCAGATGTTAATCTAAAtatcagatttagatatggcaTATGTTCTTCTtcgttcatatttgaatccaaataatgGACAATCAAAAAGTTAATTTTGTAGAAGAGTATATCAAATTCGTGTTCCATTGACATCCATAGCATGTCTGCTTAATATCTTTACGTGCACATTTAAGTTGGCATTTACTAATTAAGTTGGCATTTACTAATTAAGCAGGAATTGAAACCGTGGACCAGTGTTACAAAATCAGATCACAAAAAACAGTTTCTGAATTGAGTCGGCCAAAATGCTGATCCTGTGAATCCGCCGCCACTAAATAGGTtctgacaaatgaaaaatataaaaaaaattataaaatcatttaaaaataaagaaaattattacCACATCTGAGAAATAATGCCAGATAGATCTGTGCGTCGAAAATTTGAAGTAATTATGGCACTccattaattgttttttttttttgtaaaatctaAGGTAGAGATAATGAGAGCAAAACACCATCACCGTTTTTTGAACTAAAAGAAGTAGTTGGCTAAACTTTGCAACGTTGCAATTAAGCCTTGGCCGCTACTGGGGCATGCAGTACCCGGCTCAAGTCGGGCCGAGGTTCAAAAAAAAGGAACCCAGGCTGGTTTTATAATTTATCTAGCTGGCCCGGGTCAACCCGATAAGCTCGGGTGGACTGGGCTCTataatgagtttttaaaatttcttattaaattatatatatatataatattttattatgactaattatatttatattttttaatttaaaatatatttttaaatttgattggGCTGGGTTCTGGCAGAGCTCGGGCTTATTATCAGgtcaggccggcccgatgcctaggTTTAGTTGCAATTAGTTTCATATTGAATGTTGCAGCCGTATGGTATAATGAAATACTCCTTTTGCCCACCCGAAACGACTGAAAGTCCTGTAATTTGGTGTGGAAACTTAAACAACAAAGAATTGTGATCAATCATACCGGACAGCTCCTTTGTTGAGCAAGGGAATGAAACAAGTAGGCGAGACAGTCTACCAAACACCCAAAAAGAATGAAACTTTCAACTTGCAAACAATGACACAAATGATGAGGAGAAAACAGCAATATCATCATATTAGCAGATGCTTCAACAGCGCTCAGGAAAAAACTGACTACATAAACCAACCTGACATATAGCAAAAAAGGCTACCTAGCTTATGATATATCACAGTGTGACCTTATTATTtgcaaacaagaaaacaaatgatGGGATAATTAAACATACACACAAACACGAGGTAAACAAAGTACCTAGTCAAAAGACTTGTATTAATTTCTCACAATTTTATTGATTtgaacttatttatttatttatctttccaactctcttttattaaataaactttaacatgaaaagaaaggtaAATTGAAAAGGGTTGTTAGAGTTGTGACAAGCCATTCATTGTCTAGTGTCGGGAGTTTTAGATCCGGCGTTTGGCCGAACCCAATATTTTGTACTTGAATTTGAGAAAGCGCAATCATAATGAATGTGGTATGCTTAAATCTATATGTTTCTAAAACTATACGAAATCACTAAATACCATAGATTGtgcaaaaatatttcaaacttaATTGTCATAGCCTTACTTTTAAACCCACATAATTCGAGCAGGGAAAAAGTATACGGCGATTAAAATTTGTCTGTATCCACCAATAACACTCTAGTCTCTGTCCACCAAACCTCTCTCTCGAGAGGAAACCGGGGCGTGATAATTAAACTCTGGTGATAAAATTAGAGAACCCAAGCTGCTGAATCGTTCGATTCAAGTTGAATCAGttgtgaataaaaaaatattgtattcaCTTTTATCGGAAAAATGTACTAgtaattaaaaacaaaactttgaaatatttgtaaaaaaaaaaggagcaggaAGTCAGAGTGGGCAATCGGTTTGCCACTGAATATTCAATTAGAGTTGTCTCACTCAGGCTATATGGACAGTAGGATCTTACATAAAAATGACCTTCAACAATCACAAGGCACATGCTTAGATGCTTGTGAATAACGACgccaatgtgaaaattttaagaaccAAGTTGTTGTTACAAACTTTCATGTCATGAGGATCTACTggagatttatttatttacttattcatTTTTTGGTGAAGGATGCAGACGAGAGATTACATAAGCCTATAAAGCTGATCAGTGAAGTGGAATTGACCAATTCCACCATCCGAGCATAAGGCTGCACACGAGTGGAGCAGAGCCCGAGCTTGtttcagctcgagcttgactcggctaaaaaaactcgagcttgaactcgacttgtttaacccatttaacttgtttagagTTAACTCGCTTGGTGTTAAGtcgtttaactcgtgtaagcgttaatgtaactcgtttaactcgtgaacgtttaacttgtgtaacttgtgaaaatttatttttacccTAAACGTTAATATAGAGTACATGGTTacaagccgagtcgagtttctgaaactcgagctcgagtcatcTCATTTCGAGTATCTTTGCCAGTTCAAACTCAATTTGCTTCATCATATCAAGCACGAGCCGACTTTTTCGATGAGTTCGAGTCGAACTCAAGTTGGCTTGGCTtggctcgttgtgcagccttatgtgagagagagaacctAAACCTCCCCATCATTTTTTTCCTGCCCCCAGCGCATAGGGCTGCACTGGTGCCACCGGCGATGAACCGTGCTTGCATGTCAACTACTGCATCACCATCTCCCTGTTTGCACAAAGCAGTCCACAACAAATAACAGAAGCAGTGGCCGCAATGagacagattttttttaagCGCATTTGGCAGACTGTGAAACACACAGAAGCAGGCAGTAGAAGCAGAAACCATCCAAAGGCAGAGGAAGTTTGAACATGCACAATCCTGAGAGCAGATAGAGTCTATTTTCAGAAAGGAACCATTAAAAAAGCAGGGCAAAGAGGTAATAAAAAAAGTCTCAACATGTGCAATAAGAAATAAACAGTGGCAGGAAGACGATAAAAGATTGCAGAAAGTTTTAATACATGCAGTTAATAAATAAACAGGGTAGACGAAGGAGATTAATGACATTTAGATGAAACCTTTACCATTGTAGGCTAAGAAGTAACTCGCCAAATTGATAGTTAAGTGTTGAAAACAGTAACAGTCTTAAATATAAGGAACAAAATTCTCCGTTTGAAAACTACTAGTTGCTACTTAAAGATGGTGGCATTGCTGTTCCTTCAAGTAATTAGCCAGCAATCTGTCATAAAGAATGGGTTCAATAGCTAGTAAATTTCGATTCTGCTTTTCCTTTGTTCCTGGAATTCAAACATTGTGCATGTCTAGTGGTTTTCGAAAAGAGCAGATTGGGTGAAATGTATCTACACAAGATTTTTGTTGCACATGTGATTTTGCATTTTTGAAAACAGGAAAGAGATTGGCCTTTTCAGATGCATAAATGTGATTTGCAGTGAAGATATCTTTTAAAAATCTATAGATTTCAAAAGTTCATCTGAACATCCCAATGAACTGATCCAGTAATGCATTGATTCAGAGGCCATTTTCACAAGAAATATTCTTCAAAAGTTAGTAACCTGTATCTAGAACTATGGCGGAAGAGTGAGATAAATGTTAGGAACAAGgttctctgtttttctctctcttacaaCATCAAgataagaaaatgaagaagaaaaagacacaAGGTTCTCTTATATCCAAGTATAAAGAACCGCTCCTTCTTAAACATGAGAATTAGCGTAAACCTGTAAAAAGATCCACAAGAATTAGGAAAACTTATTAACCATAGATCAGACTCCACATTTCAACAAGTCACTCTATAAATTCTTAActaaacaaaaaagagagagaaaagccaTCGCCCATGGGGAAGCTGGATCTTGGCGTTCCAGCGTCAAGTTGATTTGGGGAGGTGATAGGCTAACATGGCATACAGCACTTGCAGTACAGTGAGAGTAAGCAGAATGAGGACAGCAACGAGGGAGCAGTACGACCACGGGCTCCTGAAAAAGGTGCGTCTCAGGTCAGCCCAGCACGATATCCCTTTGCTCTTGCAATGCTCGTTGATGTCCTTCCGAACCTTAGACAGCATGTCGATTCCATACGTGTCTCCTAGCTTTAGATCCTTGAAGAAGTCAACGACATCTTCCAGGCTGCCGAGCTGATTGTCGATGATCCCCTGGGAAGTCAAGGCTCGGGCGTCGGCGGCAGTGAGTAGAAGGTCACTGAGAAGGCGAAGGTAGGACGACACCGGCTGCACAGGTTGGTTGTCATCTTCCACAAGACGTTGCTCGTAAGCCACCATGTTCCTGAAAATGTAGTCGGAGTCCCTGTTGATGAGGATATGCGGGAGCTTAAGAAACGGTCTCCACGACGGCCTGGGATCCCATATCACCATTCCTTCTGCCGCCGGCGAGATGGTAACGCCCGAATCCTCGAGATCAATAGCACTGTAGCGTACGCTCATTTCGCCAAAGTTATGGGGAGAGAGACACGCTCCTGTTGCCGAGCCTGCTACGCGGCTTTGCCCAACCATAATGGGCAGAAATTTCATCCTTGCAGCGTCGAGGAGATGGCAAGCGCCGGCCAGGTTTGGCACCTCAAATGTTTGCATGAGATAGAAATCTAAGAACTTGTTGAGCATAATTTCGAATGGCGGATCTCTGTACTGTAGGTGGCTATAAAGGCGTTGAAGAAAGGCCATGGGGATTTGGTTCTTGACCACCAACACATCAAGCAGAATATGGCGGAGCATGATGTTGTTCAATGGAAATAAGGTGGGGGAAAACCTGGTGCGAAAGGGATGCGGCTCTGTTGTCATGATGTGCATCAACTCCAACACGAAGCATCCATCTCTTACCAGCAGCTTGACAAATTCATCGTTGTCTGGAAGTGTGAAGAATGGGCTATTCGCCCCCTCGTAACATTCTCTCACCTCCAGAGCATCGTTTCTTAGGGCATTAACGACATCATCTGTGCTACTAATTTGCGTCCTCAACAGGACCAAATTGAGCACGGTATCCTCCAACGAGTGGGCGTTACTGACGTAGTAAGGTCCAATGCACAGGAACAAAGGCATCTTTGGCTTGTATGCTCTATCGTTCTCGTACATCATGAAGATGCAAGGCTTTGGAcacattctttctctctctctctctctctctctcgccgcTGAACTTTGATAGGACTGAttacatgtaagaaaaaaatgcacacgaaattttaaacatttaaaggAGGATTGGAAacttggaattgaaaaaaaagtttttgaaaataagtttCTGGAAATAAAGGAATAGCTTACTTTGGTGAGTGTATGATGACTGAAAACCAAATTTGTTTGAAACTAATTCTTAATTTGATGGATTGGAAACAAGGAAACTTGTTTCTTAGTTTCTTATGTGCGTGAATGTGTCTCTGCATTTTCACTGTTCGAAGAATGCATTCACTTCAAAGTGGACTGAAATCGATTAACCTATCATAGAATTTCAGATGACTTGCACGAATCAGGTTAATTTCAGGTTGACAAAGAAAACCATTCCAATTGCACAAATTCGAACTAATTTTCTGTTTATGGAAATCAAATAATGAATAAGATGAACAAGGAATCGGAATGCCGTTTACAAACAGAAGTTCCTCCCGTTTCAAGGATGCATCTTCTTCCTGAACACAATCTCCACCACGTCCACTCCGAATCAACGTGGCATTAGTAATATTGACCACCTCCGATTTCCCAAACAGCAGCTTGACAGCCCCGATCGTCTCTCCGGAGCATGGCCTCTCTAATGTCACGACGACTATCCCACCGGGCCTGACCGTCCGCTCCATCTCCTTCACGAACCTGGCCGGGAAAAGCGCATCGGCAAGACGAGAAAAAGGGGAGGTTGTGAGGGTCGGCGTCGCTGACGAGGGGCGGTGAATCGAAGAAGGGGAGATTGGAGCGGGAGGAAGTGGGGAGGCGGTGGTGGCGGTGTGGGTTACTGCAGAAGGTGAGTGGGTGGGTCATGGGTGGTAGAGAGGAAGATGAGCACGACGGAGGTGGCGACGATTGCCGAGCAAGAGAGCTTGTTCAGCAGGGCGTGGGAGGCGGAACTCCATTCCATCACAGCGACGCaggaggaagggaaaggcgcatgcttaaaaatgaagaaatagaaaaaaagaccGACGAGCGTGCACGCGACAAGTAGTCACCAAGCAAACAAAAGACCACCATCAGAAGACAAGAaacaaagtatatatatatatttttttatttttgagggGGGTTACTGTATAATTTATAAAACTTTTTATgtcaaatgtaaattttttaaaaatcctgTATagtaatttattttcttaaatttaagTAGTAGGCATGGCTTCTGCCAGTGCCTACCCCTAGAGAAAGTTGCGTGCACAACGGCACATGGTATCgagtaaaagagaaagagatatttttctatttttaaaaaaatcttttagcaaaaagttttctttttcaatataattaatgatattttagttattaaccATATTAATGCACAAATTAGTGCATTCAGTATGGCCGTAGAATCTTTGCAGTTAGCACACATTCAATTGGTATTTCTGCCGTGCTGCGCTTGAAAATGGCAGTCGGCATGCGTAGCAGGTCAGACTGAGATTACAGCTTCTccttatgcttttttttttttttttggttttctttaatGTTTTATGTTACAGAAACTTCAATGTCACATGATAAAATACAGTCTGCCAAATAaactatataaataaaaacagcaTGGATGGAGGAGCCACTGAGAAGAATGATAGCAGATTTCGGAAATGCAGTAACAGATAGAGTGAGAAACTGATTGAGAACAGCGCCTTAGGGCTCTGAACAATGCAACTCTGTTCTTTGGATTCTGCCGAGATTGAGAACAGCAACTTTTTGTTTCTGTTGTATTCACAGCTGTGGGTTGCATGAGAGATGCTAGCTGTTTTTCACATCCACGATCGTTTTTCCTCTTTGCAAAATTAACTGCATAAATCTAGCCAAGAAGTTGTTTAGAAATAACATTTTTTCAATGTGTAGATTGGACGATATAAGGATATGAAACTTCGTTTTGTATCCACTGTCCTCGGATACCATTAGATATCATCACAACATGAGTTTATTTTATCTGGCCAACACTCTGTCTTTTTCTCATACATTAACAAATTTACTGATTGCATTTTGCTTATGTGCTGTAGGATTGTGATGGCTCTATTCTTCTTGTTCATACCCCAACTTTCGCTGGAGAGAAGAATGCAGATCCAAATGCAAATTCTGTGAGAGGGTTTGAGGTGATTGGAGCTTTGATATGCATAAATTTGCTTATACTTTGAGACCATTTTATGCTTTCTGTGcaataacatatttattactaCTTCAgctgttattttcattttccaaatcgCTAACTATAGTCATCCTTATACAGTTATGCTGCTGTATGTGCATGTATGATGGTAGTGCTTTCGGCTGTACATCAATAGTCTGTGTTCTGTTTATATCATAAGCAGCTTACCTGCACATTAAAGGAGGAAAAATGAGATTCTGATTCGACTGAAACTGACCACTATCTGCCGCAATCTATAAGCTAAGGATCCTTCATCTAGCCTCTCTCATCCAAAATTAAGGATCCTTCACTTTGTCTGCTTTTTtacggattgtttttgtatttaggggaccttttatccccaaattttgtttatatattcccattttatcggcacTTTGTCTGTATCTGCTGTTTCTGCATTTTAGGAGGGGAATTGGGGATGAATGGCTATATGTGCACTAATAACGATATCACATCAAGAGTAATAATCTGATTTACCACTCTGCTTTGTGACTCTATCTTGAAGCGTATTCTTCTTTGTAACAATAGGATTGGCTTTCTACATTGAATGCATGGAGTAGATTTTAGTCTTGAAGAGCTAATGTGaagggtttttctttttatacatgttatatatctttacatgtttttaaattttttagtttacaTAAAATTTACAGCATATTGtatataatttataaattatataCAGTTTATCGTCCCTATTCATAAATTATTATTTGGCATTGTGTTTGAGTACTGCATGTATCTGCAGAGGAAGATGCTGGAGTTTTAGTACTGCAACATACAGAGACAAGTCAGGATCCATGGCTGTCATGCTTCTTCACCTTCTGGTTCTGATGAAGAGGCCAACCTCTCAGAGCCAACAGTTTGCACAATTCTGTGTAAATAAAGGAGACTTTGGAAATCAATCCCCCTCTTTTCTTCTACTCTCTTTTCTTACTCACTTTCTCAGGTTAAGAAGCAGCTTGAAACCGAGCTCAGATCTAGCTAGCTAATTCAAAATTTGGCTCTTGCATGTGCTTGCCGGATCTGGATTGGCAAACTTGATTCTGAACCCAAATTTGGGTTGTAGGTCAGACCCTGTCTTGGGGCCGAGACTCTTATAACTGCTGTTCCACGAAAAATTATTTCTGGCTCTACCATTGGTACAAAATCTAAATGCTTGAATCGCTTGGCAGAATGTCTTAAAATATAATGTGCCAAATACAGGATCAGTTTCAAATATAGCCCGAATTTCTTGGGATCTATGTtacctgagtgcggggtgcgggtgccggtgcggcacatctcaaaaaatttaggtgcagcggtgcggtgagagtattttattatttttattaaaataataaaatgccCTATTCGACTACGTATTGGACCATTCATTTCAAGAAATTATAAGCGACAAGAGAGATTGCTACTTACCTCGAATGGAGGTCACCCTGCAGGGCAGGCTGCAATCGACGACTTCGCCGGCTCCACTGACCACC contains:
- the LOC116265456 gene encoding uncharacterized protein LOC116265456 is translated as MYENDRAYKPKMPLFLCIGPYYVSNAHSLEDTVLNLVLLRTQISSTDDVVNALRNDALEVRECYEGANSPFFTLPDNDEFVKLLVRDGCFVLELMHIMTTEPHPFRTRFSPTLFPLNNIMLRHILLDVLVVKNQIPMAFLQRLYSHLQYRDPPFEIMLNKFLDFYLMQTFEVPNLAGACHLLDAARMKFLPIMVGQSRVAGSATGACLSPHNFGEMSVRYSAIDLEDSGVTISPAAEGMVIWDPRPSWRPFLKLPHILINRDSDYIFRNMVAYEQRLVEDDNQPVQPVSSYLRLLSDLLLTAADARALTSQGIIDNQLGSLEDVVDFFKDLKLGDTYGIDMLSKVRKDINEHCKSKGISCWADLRRTFFRSPWSYCSLVAVLILLTLTVLQVLYAMLAYHLPKST